In Rhodococcus pseudokoreensis, the DNA window CGGCCGGCCGTGGCGGCGTTGCGGTCGCGCACGATCGCGAATTCGAGCGGCAGGAACGCCGCGAGCGGTGCCTGCAGCGCCCGGCCGACGAGCAGCAGTTCGTAGGACGGCGCGAACGCGACGAGGTACGAGCCGAGCGCGACGGAGGTGGTGGCGAGAACGAGAAGGCGTTTGTGCCCGTAGAGGTCCCCGAGTTTGGCGATCAGGGGCACGCAGGCGGCCGTTCCCAGCAGATACATGGCGCTCACCCAGTTCAATGCGGCGGACGACGCGTCGAAGCGCTCGCCGATCGCGGGCAGCAACGGCGAGAACCACCCCTGCAGCAGCCCGCTCGCGAACTCCATGACCACGAGGAACCCGACCGCTGCGGTGGCAGCGTCGCCTCCCCGGATGTGGGGCGAAGAACTCATGTCGACTCCAAGAGGACGAGTGGAAAGTGACTCATGGAAGATTGCCGCCGCGTGAATTCCGTCGTGTAAATTTGCAGCATTCTCGGCATTGAAGGGCGATCCATGCAGGATTACGAGCCAGATGACGTCGACTTCGCACTCATACATGCACTGCAAATCGAGCCTCGGGCATCGTGGAAGGCGCTCGCGCCCGCACTGGCCGTCGACCCCGTGACGTTGTCGAGGCGGTACCAGCGGCTCCGCGACGCCGGCCTGATCTGGATCACCGGATACGACGCCGGGACGCCCGGGCGTGGCGCGCTGATCGAAATCGAATGCGCACCCGGACAATCCGTTGCCACCGCGGAGGCCATCTCCGAAGATCCGATGGTCGCGAGCATCGATTTCACGGCGGGCGGACGCGACCTGCTGCTCACCCTGATGGCCGAGGATTCGGCGGACACGTCACGATTCCTGCTCCACCGTCTCGGGGAGTATCCGGCGATCCGGCGCGCCCGGACGCACCTCATCACGGAGGTGCTCTTCGAGGCCGGGAACTGGCGGCTGCGGACGCTGTCCGCGGAGCAGGTCGCCAAAGTGCCCGCAGCCCGTCCGCCGCGCCCCCGCGCAGCGCGGACGGTCGCGCCCGGCCTCAAGCGACTGATCCATCACCAACTGGGCATCGACGGCCGCGCACCGACCACGGCGATCGCGGAACGCGCAGGTGTCAGCAATCAGCGCATCACCGACGCGATCGCGACGATGCGGCGGGACGGCTCCCTCCGGCTGCGCACCGATATCGCCCGGAGCTACTCGGAGTGGCCGATCTACGCCTGGTACTTCATGCAGGTTCCCGCACCCCTCGTCGAGCGACTGCGGACCTCGCTGGGCAAGATCGAGGAAGTGCGGTTGGCGGTGCTCGTGGCCAGCGAATACAACCTGATCATGGCCGTCTGGTTACGCACCCTCAACGACGTCCACCGGTTCGAACTACTCCTCGAGAAGCTCCTCCCCGGATCACGGGTGGCGGACCGATCGGTGGTCATGCAGATCGGCAAGCACCTGGGGCACATCCTGGACGACCGCGGACGCGCAACGGGTCCGGTGGTGTCCATGATTTCGCCCGCCCCGACGTGACCGCGGGCCCCGATTCTCAGGCGGTCCTCAGAAGAATCACAACTCCTACCCCTAATGTGTCCCCGGCATACCCACCGACATTGGAGGACTCGTCATGAACGTTTCACGAGCACGTCTGCACCTCGGCATCGCGGCGGCCGGCACCCTTGCCGCCGCCGTGCTGGTACCGGGGATCGCCTCCGCGGATCCGGCCGACTCCGCCCGCCTCGTGAACAGCACCTGCAGCTTCGCCCAGATCGATGCGGCGATGCACGACGTGACCCCGCAGCTCGCCGCGCGCCTGGATCAGGCACCCGAGCGTAAGGCTCAGCTGGCGGACTTCTTCTCGAAGTCGCCTGCCGATCGTCAGGCCGTTCTCGACGCGCACCCGCAGCTGAAGAGCCGGCTGGAGACCGTTCCGACCGAGGGTCCGGCTGTCGAGTGGCGCGCGAAGGCGCTGACGATCGCCGAGACCTGCGGCAACTACTGACGGACGCCGGGCACGGTCGACAAGGATCGTGCCGCAACGGCTTTCGCTCTGCCGCCAGCAAAACTGTTTGGAAACGCCGAAAGCCCCCCAACAGTGTTGGGGGGCTTTCGGTAACGGATGTTCGGCGGTGTCCTACTCTCCCACACCCTGTCGGGTGCAGTACCATCGGCGCTGGAGGGCTTAGCTTCCGGGTTCGGAATGGGACCGGGCGTTTCCCCTCCGCTATGGCCGCCGTAACTCTATGAAACTCGACTCACTCACGCTGTTCGAGTGAGTCGGGGGGCGC includes these proteins:
- a CDS encoding Lrp/AsnC family transcriptional regulator, whose protein sequence is MQDYEPDDVDFALIHALQIEPRASWKALAPALAVDPVTLSRRYQRLRDAGLIWITGYDAGTPGRGALIEIECAPGQSVATAEAISEDPMVASIDFTAGGRDLLLTLMAEDSADTSRFLLHRLGEYPAIRRARTHLITEVLFEAGNWRLRTLSAEQVAKVPAARPPRPRAARTVAPGLKRLIHHQLGIDGRAPTTAIAERAGVSNQRITDAIATMRRDGSLRLRTDIARSYSEWPIYAWYFMQVPAPLVERLRTSLGKIEEVRLAVLVASEYNLIMAVWLRTLNDVHRFELLLEKLLPGSRVADRSVVMQIGKHLGHILDDRGRATGPVVSMISPAPT
- a CDS encoding hemophore-related protein, translating into MNVSRARLHLGIAAAGTLAAAVLVPGIASADPADSARLVNSTCSFAQIDAAMHDVTPQLAARLDQAPERKAQLADFFSKSPADRQAVLDAHPQLKSRLETVPTEGPAVEWRAKALTIAETCGNY